The Coriobacteriia bacterium genome includes a window with the following:
- a CDS encoding XRE family transcriptional regulator, producing the protein MDAAKKARLHAAGWRTGDAADFLQLTPEETTLVEIRLALSGYVRQVRHERQWTQSKLAQRIGSSQSRVAKIEAADASVSLDLLINALVSMGASAQEVGRVIGRTA; encoded by the coding sequence GTGGATGCTGCGAAGAAGGCACGGCTTCACGCCGCCGGATGGCGAACCGGTGACGCGGCGGACTTCCTGCAACTCACGCCAGAAGAGACGACGCTCGTCGAGATACGTCTCGCCCTGAGCGGCTACGTGCGGCAGGTGCGCCACGAGCGGCAGTGGACTCAGTCGAAGCTGGCGCAACGCATCGGGTCCAGCCAGTCGCGCGTGGCCAAGATCGAGGCGGCCGACGCATCGGTGTCGCTTGACCTACTGATCAACGCGCTCGTGAGCATGGGTGCGTCGGCGCAGGAGGTCGGCCGTGTCATCGGCCGCACCGCCTAG